The following coding sequences are from one Primulina eburnea isolate SZY01 chromosome 15, ASM2296580v1, whole genome shotgun sequence window:
- the LOC140813464 gene encoding probable galacturonosyltransferase 12, giving the protein MQLYMSPSLRHVTFLPAKNVRELIKAKIGSRLLSYRMLFYALLLFTFLLRFMFVLTAVDTIDGEAKRLTIGCLGKKLGPRIMGRRLELTVPEVIYQILEEPVYQSEIQSGQEIPQTLEDFIAEMKDEKPDAKTFASKLKTMVSLLEQRTRTAKIQEYLYRHVASSSIPKQLHCLALRLANEHSTNSNARLQIPLAEFVPALVDNSFFHFVLASDNIIAAAVVATSLVQNSLHPEKIVLHIITDRKTYYPMQAWFSLHPLTPAIIEVKALHHFDWFAKGKLPVLEAMEKDQKVRSQFRGGSSTIVANNTEKPYIIAAKLQALSPKYNSLMNHIRIHLPELFPSLNKVVFLDDDIVIQTDLSPLWDIDLNGKVNGAVETCKGEDKFVMSKKLKSYLNFSHLLIAKNFDPNECAWAYGMNIFDLDAWRRTNISKTYLYWLEENLKSDLSLWQLGTLPPGLIAFHGHVHVIDPFWHMLGLGYQENTTFTDAASAGVVHFNGRAKPWLDIAFPHLRPLWTKYVDFSDRFIKGCHIRAS; this is encoded by the exons ATGCAGCTGTATATGTCTCCGAGCTTGAGGCATGTTACTTTCTTGCCTGCAAAAAATGTTAGGGAGCTGATCAAAGCGAAGATTGGTTCGAGACTATTGTCGTATAGAATGCTTTTCTATGCTCTTTTGCTCTTCACCTTTCTTCTTCGGTTCATGTTTGTGTTAACTGCAGTTGATACTATTGATGGAGAAGCCAAGCGTTTGACAATAG GTTGCTTGGGGAAAAAATTAGGTCCGAGAATTATGGGAAGAAGACTTGAATTGACG GTTCCTGAAGTAATATATCAAATACTGGAAGAACCCGTTTACCAAAGTGAAATACAATCAGGACAAGAAATTCCCCAAACGCTGGAAGATTTTATAGCAGAAATGAAGGATGAAAAACCTGATGCTAAGACTTTTGCTTCTAAACTCAAAACTATG GTTTCACTGCTTGAACAAAGAACAAGAACTGCGAAAATTCAGGAATACCTGTATCGCCACGTCGCCTCTAGCAGCATCCCTAAGCAGCTTCATTGTCTTGCTCTAAGACTAGCAAATGAGCACTCTACTAATTCTAATGCTAGACTCCAGATTCCTTTGGCAGAATTTGTACCTGCCCTTGTTGATAACTCGTTCTTTCACTTTGTCCTTGCTTCTGACAACATTATTGCCGCAGCTGTTGTGGCAACATCACTTGTTCAAAATTCGTTGCACCCGGAAAAAATAGTCCTCCACATAATAACCGATAGAAAGACCTACTACCCCATGCAGGCTTGGTTCTCGCTACACCCTTTAACACCTGCAATAATAGAGGTAAAAGCCTTGCATCATTTTGATTGGTTTGCGAAGGGGAAACTCCCAGTTTTGGAGGCAATGGAGAAAGATCAAAAAGTGCGCTCACAGTTTAGGGGTGGTTCATCAACTATTGTGGCAAATAATACTGAAAAACCATATATTATCGCGGCTAAGTTGCAAGCACTCAGCCCCAAGTACAATTCATTGATGAATCACATCCGGATACATTTACCCGAG TTGTTTCCAAGTCTAAACAAAGTTGTATTTCTGGATGACGACATTGTGATTCAAACTGATCTTTCACCTTTGTGGGACATTGATTTGAATGGAAAGGTCAATGGAGCAGTTGAAACGTGTAAAGGAGAGGACAAATTTGTGATGTCAAAGAAGCTTAAAAGCTATTTGAACTTTTCTCATCTTCTGATAGCGAAGAACTTCGATCCAAATGAATGTGCATGGGCTTATGGCATGAACATTTTTGATCTAGATGCTTGGAGACGAACAAACATAAGCAAGACATACCTTTATTGGCTAGAAGAG AATTTGAAGTCGGATTTAAGTTTGTGGCAGCTTGGAACCTTACCTCCTGGTCTAATAGCTTTTCATGGTCATGTCCACGTTATTGATCCGTTCTGGCACATGCTTGGATTAGGGTACCAGGAAAATACAACATTTACAGATGCTGCTAGTGCTGGTGTCGTCCACTTCAACGGCAGAGCGAAGCCTTGGCTAGATATAGCATTTCCACATCTGCGGCCCCTATGGACAAAATATGTTGACTTTTCTGATAGATTCATAAAGGGCTGTCACATAAGGGCGTCATAG